gtaagtgtttggtgcgacttttttggcACTGTGGCGTGAACAATGGTAAACGTTTGGGTGACAGCGCCAATAAATTTCCTGGTTATGCTCtgaggtattacataagaatacctcaCTAGTAAGGCTCAGGAGGAAAATTACATTttccatctatgtatctatgtgacaatcagaatGCAAAAGTATACTATGcactctgattgataggagagggagTAACAGGCACAGAAGTCCCTGCTACCCCCCCTcctgggtcacatacaggttatgcacagatgaTGATGTGATGATGATCCCTCACCTCTGTGCAGGCTGCAGGGCTCCTCCTACCCCTCCTATTACctgagttgggggcccacttggagtTTGTTCACCCCCCGTGCTGGACCCTTAGCTACGCCTCTGATAGAGGATGCTACATCCACGTGGACAGAGGCACCTgttcctttagcacactaggactTAGCATTCCTATATAGAGCCTGGACCTGTCCTTGTACTCAGAGCTATGTATAGGTAGTGAGCATAGGCCACTCAGTCTTGGACTGATCCCTATAAGGGGCAGGTCCTTACCGAGGACAGCCCCTTACTGAACACCTCCAGCATCACATGACCTCCTCCAAGTCTGCGCTGTTCCCAACAATAGCTCCGCCCCTTACGCGCCTACACAATCCTGCGTGCGAGCGTCGACGTCATTACGTACCGTCTTGTGTTGTACATGCGCAGTGGAAGCCGAGAGTGATTCTGCGTTCTGGGCACTGAATGGGAATAAGCGACTTATAACCGGAGATCTCCGTCATCATGGTGAGCGCTGTTCGGTGTACCGGCTCTTATGTCTCCGTCCTGTTGTGTGAGAAGAGCTTGTTGTGTGAGGCGGAGGAGACGCTTCTCCGGCCTTTCACTTTCTGTTTGGCAGGCACGGTCTTGCTGTGTCACCGGCCTCCCGCCGGTTACTTACTCTGTACACTGGCCAGGGTCTGCTAAGAGTTATTGGGTGTTTTGCCCCTCGTTGTGAACCGTAGCTTGGATTTGAAACCTCCTGTGTAGAGAGGTGATGTGTTGTATGTGGCAGCCTGGTGTCCTGTGGTCTCCTATATGACGGCCTGCAGTCTCCTATAGGCTTTCTGCTGTCTGTAAGAGGTCATGCTATGGAAGGGGATTCTGTCTATGGGGGAGCTCAGTGTTAAACAGAGTAATGTCTGACCAGGAGTCTCTTGTGTTGTTGTGGTGCTCATGTGTGACCTCTGCTCTATTCACCAATATGGGGCTTAGTGAGATAAGACAGCGTCCCATCAgtcctatggaaataaatggagtAATGATCCAGTGTATAAGGCACATGGGTAATTATGGGTGAGAGTCTAGTCCATACATTGTCTGGACTTTACATCCCAAACATGGCTACGTAACCCAGGACTCTTTGTCTCATTCGTGGTTTATGATGCTTGGAGTCCCTGCCTCCTCACTGCTctgatatactatacacagtacagctATAGGGCTGTAGGGACTTCTAGCATCACAGATCACTATGGTGCAAGGAGTTCTGGATTTTGCAGACCTTATTTGACCATGTGCATAGGGCTGAAGACCGCTGTCTATGTCGTCGTCTTCTTCTACATGTCAGAGGTAAACATCAGGAGAATTCCCAGGTGTAACCACAGGGTCACTCGGTTACCTGAAGACTGTCCTTTTGGCATAAGTGCCATTGTTCAAGCACCATGGTCTCTTcagtcagttgattgacagcattACCTGGATTTATACACCCGCCACTTTGTTATGAATGGCCTattattctaaggatagatccTCAGTGTAAAAGCTCTTTAACCACAACCTACTCTCTCACTGGATCTACCTTGACCTATAGCCTTATTACACAGCTTGTCACCATACAGTTACAGATTTCTATGATTACATGGCTAAATAATTCATCTTTATTTTTCAGAATTCCAAGGCACTTTCTTCCCAGTTGAAGGACAGCATCCCCATCGCTGAACTCTCTACAGAATATGGTGGATTCGGAGTTCAGGATACCCTTCGAACTGGGTATGTGAATGAGATTGACTGATTGATATATGGATCTAATCTTAATACCGGTTTGGGGGGAGTTAGAAATATTAAAATTCATAGGAGCCAGTGCAGTGGACAAGGTGGGAAGAGTATGTGGAGAGAGATATAAACTGTCACACAGTGCTTGTGTTTCTGCACAAATCCTACTTAAGATCTGTTCATTTTCCTTGAGCTTTCCGTGAGTTATACATTGGGAAGATTTCCCTGCCTCCAATGGCTCCTGCAGAACATTATGCCATTGTGGGtgaaatttcacttttacttggATACCAGCAGTGGGGGACTGTTAATAATTTAAATGGCAAAGatgttaggattagagatgagtgaacactgttcggaacagccgttccgaacagcacacgcccatagaaatgaatggatgtagccggcacgcggggggggggggggggggggttaagcgaccggccgctggcaaagtgtacgtgccagctgcttccattcatttctatgggagcgtgctgttgggaacggctgatccgaacagtgttcgctcatctctggtcaGGATGTTTTTCTGTTCTTCAGTACAGTTGATGTTTCTTCTCTTTCTCGATTGCAGATTTACTagtgtgcagagtgatctcctaCCAAGTCATCCATTAGAACTGTCAGAGAAAAATGTAAGTATCGCCTAGAAGACATGAAAAATTCCCAACAATATTCATTGGTTGCAAATCTTCCTCCCACTTGATGAGTGAGGTAGAAAtgtactttaaccctttcccgacatccgccgtactagtacgcacatgttgggtgtttaactatggcggccgctatagccgccaggtgtctactgtgttacacagtagacagccagcgctaatgcctccgatcggtccccggaccgatcggtgGCATTAGCCCCTCTGGTGCTGCGGTCAAAGGCGCATGGGTGCTGCctttttgccggtgatcgccggcgcctggagcaaccTCCATGACCGACGTcatgtttccatgacagccgggaaccttGTAAAGGCTCACGGCCGGTCTGCAGTGATTTCCTTTTGCAGGGTGGTctctgcagcctgcaaaagaaatgatgattttttgcaatgcattagcattgtaatgcattgcattagtgaacagaccccctggggttcaagacccctaggggggtctaataaatgcaaagaaaaaaaaaaagtaaaaaatatatataattttttaaaaagtattaaaaattcaaatcgcccccttttccctagaacacatataaaagtagttaaatactgtgaaacacatacatgttaggtatccccgtgtccgaaatcgcccgctctacaaagctatacaaatatttttcctgtacggtaaatgccatagcgggaaaaatagtcaaaagtgccaaactgccatttttttcactgttttaattctgataaaaattttaataaaatgtgatcaaagcaatagcatttcccgaaagtgGTAGAACTATAAAGTACACccgatcccgcaaaaaaagacgccctatacatccccatacacttacgtataaaaaagttacggctgtcagaatatggcgacttttagaaaaaaattttttaacacagttttggattttttaaggggttaaaatgtaaataaaaccatataaatttggtatccccggaatagtaccgaaacacagaatataggggacatgtcattttggctgcacagtgaacgccgtaaaactgaagcccgtaataaagtcgcagaaatgcattttttcttcaaattcacccaattctgaattttttcctggcttcccagtacattatacagaataattaatggcggcatcatgtagaaaaatttgtcccgcaaagattaagacctcatatggctctgggagcggagaaataaaaaagttatggggtttagaaggaggggagtcaaaaacgaaaatcaaaaaatgccatcggcgggaaggggttaataatacataGGGTGGTGACCGCAAATTGGGGCAGATATGTCAAGACTGGCATTTCACATACTGGTCTTGACATCTTCTGTGAGTTGAGATGTGCCTTCTATATTAAGAGACATCCACCTGGTAATAAATTAGATGCATGGCCTGTGCTCTTGGCTAGAACTTGTCATTAATCTTTTGTGCTGCGTGTAAAGTAAGACACACattgtagctagagatgagcgagtactgttcggatcagccgatccaaacagcacgctcacatagaaatgaatggacgtagccggcacgcggggggttaagcagccggccgccgttaaagcggaagtaccaggtgcatccattcatttctatggagcgtgctgttcggatcggctgatccgaacagtactcgctcatctctaattgtagcaTAAAATAAGTAATTAATACTCACATCGAGTCTGAAGGGTCTTTCTTGGCACCTTTAGAAGCAGTGAAGGAGAGTGGTTTTGTCCCTTGGACATTTATGGGTGCCATATTCCAGCTTCCAGTGTTGTGCACACGAGGCCTTAGTGAGTATGGCTTCCCTGTGGACTCTGGGTGTTAATGATCACTTATGGACCATGTCTTCCATCATAGTGGCATCTATATTCTTCTTGGGGCCTCTAGCACACAGTCTTGGTATATCAGGGCTGTCCCTCATAAGCCTTCAAtattaaggctgtgttcacaatgGCGTCattgttttaatttttacagGATCCATTTTGCATTGGATCCTCTATTATGGTCTGTTAAGTAGAGCCAGTACAACCTATCAATTATTTTGTTTTCCCGCTGACTTGTAATGGATCCAGTAGTTTTCTGTTTCTCTTttcagtatatacacagacacagTACATAGTATTCGCAAATGCGCCTGGGACTAGTACGGCCACTACATATATAAACAGGTAGTCCAGCTTTAGACAAACGTTGCTGCTTGTTTCCAAAATCAGCGCTGTACCTTTCCACTGGacatgtggtattgcagttcagctttaATGGCACTAAGCTGCAATGCCAGACACAACCAGTGCAAGTAAATGGTGTCCATTTTTGTACAGCGCTACTGAATATGTTGTCTCTAATTATgcagtataaataaaaaaaatttggtttCTTCTTACACCTAAGACCCCCATTATACCTCTGTGTTGTAGTTATTGTTCTCCTAACACACGTTTTGTTGTACAGTTTCAGATAAATCAAGATAAAGTCAATTTCTCTACTCTAAGAAACATCCAAGGCCTGCACGCTCCTCTGAAGCTGCAAATGGAGCTTAGGGCAGCAAAACAGGTACGCTATTATATATGTTCTATCCATAGGTCTGCGCACACCCAATGCAAAGCTGGAATCCTTATACACTTCTGGACTATGTGTGTCCCGGAGCTGGCATGTATTACACTACATAGGAAGCTGCAGAATGTCATTCACTAGAAAGGCTGTGTCTGATGCTGCAGTCTCCTCTGTGACCTCTCATGAAATAAGCTGATTTATGACCAAATGAAAGGTTACCTCTATATAATGTGATGGGCACACGCTCCTCTGCTTTGGGTGCAGTTGGTTGTTCACTTGTCAATGACTTTGATACTTCACATCATAACTTGTCACTTAAATATTTGGTGGACATCTCTGATTATTGCATTGATTATAATTCTTCTGATCCCTTGTCTCAGGTTCAGCGTCTTCCATTCCTGCAGAGCTCTAACATTGCTCTGGACACCCTGAGAGGGAACGAGTGCATCGGCTTCGAAGATATTCTCTGTGGTAAAAGTTCTAATTCATTCTGtcttaaggcccggttcacacagggtattttggaccagaatttgacacggaggtCCAACATATGGGTagttgcaactggatgccggtgcagtcacacactccgctccggattaggccccaatgaatgggcctagtcgggaggagggagtgacttcaggccgatgtcgtgaggcgaatccacctgaaagaatgagcatgtcgcttcttttttcgggagccggaacaaaagagctcccagaaaaaagaactgaccggctcccggcctcaaaatcctgaccaaaataccccgtgtgaactctgcctaacACTGATACCTgaaatatccttaaagggattctaccattaaactactttttttttctaattaccacgtcggaatagccttaagaaaggctactcgtctcctacctttagacgtggtctccgccacgccgttccgtagaaatactgtttttaaccagtatgcaaatgagctctctgcagcaatgagggcgggccccagtgctgaaaggccgatgagcgcatccccattactgcccgagagctctttcctgcgccgcctccttcttctgcagcaactccgcctcttctggtttcttttgctcttgtagttcgatacaggagcatagagaggccaccccaaaatggccgccggccagctcctgtattgaactgcaagagcggctacccaaaaatggccacaggaaagagccggccggtggccattttggggtagccgctcttgcagttcaatacatcgaactacaagagcaagagaagccagaagaggcggagttgctgcagaagaaggaggcggcgcaggaaagagctctcaggcagcaatggggatgcgctcatcggcctttcagcgctggggcccgccctcattgctgcggagagctcatttgcataccagttaaaaccagtatttctacggaacggcgcggcggagaccacgtttaaaggtaggagacgaatagcctttcttaaggctattccgacgtgttcattaggaaaaaaggtagtttaatagtagaatccctttaagataggtcatcaatatcagggtGTTAGCCCCCCACCGATTAGCTGTACTTGGCTGTTTCTGGCActatcagtatacagtgtacagcaatgGGAGCTGAGGTGCAGTAACATTGCTGGCCCAGTATAGTGTACTAAAGCAGCCGTGATGTCCACTTGTAAATGCTTTTCTAAATTCCCCGCATTTTCTTTAGCTCAGCCGTTGccatttttgtgttgcagatcctTCAGAGAGCGAGCTGATCGGAGAGCCACATATGATGATGGAACACAAGTTGGGCTTGTTATAATAATTGTTGTCTCTACCTGAATAAAATGTTCAGATTTGTTTTGTAAAAGCCTGCGCATTGTGTTTTGTAACGTTTTATTTTCAGCTGTATAACAAGTTGTCACTTTTAGACATTCGATTTGCTAATATGACGACCAAgtaaaaatgatttaaaaaaaccaaaaccttgGCCTCTTTTCTTATAAGAAGTGAAAATTTAGGCTTCAAGCGCACCTAATGTAAGgctaacttttctttttttttttttttaatgtagattatgagccccacatagagctcataatgtacatttttccctatcagtatgtcttgtttttggaatatgggatggaaatccatgcaaacacggggagaacatacaaactccttgcagatggttttttgcccttggtgggatttgaacaccaggactccagcgctgcaaggctgcagtgctaaccactgagccaccgtgtggccccctatgtaAGGCTAACTTTTCTGGATAGGCTTCCTTGTGTACGCTCACATGTCATACAGATTGTAGTGGTGACAGTACACACCACAGTGTTGCCCTTTAGACTTCAATTGGACAGCGCTGCTACACCTACATTCGCCAGCGAGTGCGCAGCACGGTTCCCTGTAACATGAACAGTATGGAGCGCAGCGATGCCGCAGTACAGGCGTTCTGCAGCggtaggataggccattaataatagaaactgcacaacccctttaagccttgcgGGTGAAATAAAACCATTGTTCGCTCTAGTGCCCTCTCTGTGTCTGActtgtctttcttttcttcactttccatagacttctataaagaGATGTCatttcttgtttgtttgttttttaagctgactgagggaaaaaaaaaatctgcatctacCTACcattgaaatgcaaaatttggaacTTGTTttaaggcagaatctgcctcaaattcagctgtatgaacatagcctaagtCTCTATTGTCAGTGGTGATGCAGATTTCTGGGAAATCTCTGTAATCTCTTAGAAGTAAATGGAGTGGTAGCCAAGGATCTTCATACTGAGCACTTGGACCCCCAGCAGATAGGAGATCAAGGTATATAGGAGATAAAGGCACTTTAATATCCTGAACTGTGTCACTCCTCCATGgcctgtgtctggtattgtagcttAGGTCTATTTAGGGGTGAATGTGAATGTACTTCCCTATTGGTCCAAAGcatgttaaattttttttattttttttttgtgcttgctAACTCTTCCCCTGTGCGATATATATGTATTGGTACTAATATTTATAATCATTTTTTGGGTGATGGTGAAATTGTGTTTgcctcagctgcaataccagattcaGCCTATGGATTAGAGTGGCGCTGTGTCTACATCTCTGATGGGAACAGTTTATATTTCTTGTTGGCTAAAATTGCAGGCATCATGTTGGTGCAGAATAAATGCTGATACTGGTGTAAGTCATATGAGGACAAGATCATCAGCGTCAGTTACTGGTCCCATGAGAAGAGGGCTCTATTTACACTGCAGGTTTTTGGATGTCGAGCTCATTGTGATCCTGCAGTTTTACTTTTTGCAAGGTCTGAATTTTCAAGCCCAGAAACTGCTTAGTCACTACTGCAGCTGCTGTGCGCGCTGTCTGGAGACCGCGGCTACGGTATAGGAGAGGCGGGACGTAGATGTCACAGACATGAAGAAAAGTCATTGTAAGCAGATCTCTATGGTGTGATAGAAAAGGAGAATATTGGTAAATAAaatgtcagtatatactgttacaAGGGTAAGTGCTGTATACTGGTATAACTAACCACGCTTAGGACATTATGTTGTGAAGCTCATGGCATAGCAGCTGCTTAAAGAAATCTGTCAGGGTGATCACAGCGATATGATATAGAAGGTTGCTATGGCTAATGGACTCCTTGTTAGTGGCCATGCTCAGTTCTCTCTTTCACTctacagtatatggagcagtctgcTTCTAGCTCGGTACACTGCACTGATCAGTAGGCTTGCCAGGTGTTAGGCCTTGGATACAAGTTGAAAAATGGAAAATGGTTTAGTATAAAGGTAACCACAGATGTTGCAACTGAGcctgtagatcaggggtagggaacctttggctccagctgctgtgaaactacaactcccagcatgctccattcacttccatgggagttcccagaacaccagagccagtatgcatgctgggagttgtagttttgcagcagctggagagccgtacgttccctacccttgCTGTAGATCCTGCACGCTTGAAGGTTGCCAAAACAAACATCCCAACTAGTCCCATAAATGCTGAAATGGCTATAaattccgaaacgcgttggctgttttttttatggggttttttgtttttgtttatttttgtatgtactcttgaaataaaagttaaattttatcgtACACCTTCGGAGTAGTTGCCGGCTTTTTTTCCGCTGTTTTTGCTACTATATTTTCTGTAtgggggtgagcattatcctgctgaaaaattccAGAGGCAACATGTGATCACAGGATATCCTGTACATattactgagctgttagtgtccctcatatcactactagAGTGACCAACAGTCATATGAGATGGTTCCTCAGATCATCACTCGAGCAGTCGGGGCAGtcactccacagcaaaggcaggaatGAAGATCTCAGAACAAGGTCTTCAGACTCAATCCTGACTATCATCTGATCCAAAACAGAACCGGGATTCTTTACTAAAGACAATATGATTCTGTAGCCCATGGTCCGCCCTCACAACAACACTGGCTTGTCAATAGCAGGACCCAAAATGTGTAGTGTGAAACCCAATTCCTTTTGCTAAGGACCTGGAAATGGTCTGGGCAGAGATGAGTGTGTCATGGAGCTGCCATCTGTGTCTGCATGGTGGACAAGAAAACTGGGAGCTGCTTGTGCAGATCAAATGATTTTGTCTCTTGGTGGGCCAGCCAGAGCCTATGTATTCTCATGTAACCCTTGTTCCCAACTCCTCCTAACAGCCAGGTCAGTGCGGCCTAGATAGCGGACAATTTGTCAACATGGACACCCTGCTTTTCTCTGTACAATAATGAACCCCCTCTGAATGTCCGTCACCTGGGCAAAATGTCTCTGAATGCATCGCAGAGGCCTCTCTAGTAGTCAGTGATCTGTCACCAAgcagtacactacccaaaagtggccATTTTATAGGGAAGCtagaaaaacatttttacaaCCTCTCGTAGTAACATCCAGTATCAGAACTCACCTGTTATTATCTATAGTACATATCTGCCTGAAACAGAAATGTCAGATCGCTGCAAAACTCAGCAGGTATTTATACCTGGGTTTATACACGGCTTAAAAAATAAAGAGAACCCTctaataacacctcctagatcagaatgaattaaatattctcattgaatactttgttctgtacaaagttgaatgtgatgacaacaaaatcacacaaaaatcatcaatggaaatcaaatttattaaccaatggaggcctggatttggagtcatccccaaaattaaagtggaaaaacaattgcctgatccaactttgatgtaatgtccttaaaacatgtcaaaatgaggctcagtagtgtgtgtggcctccatgtgcctgtgtgacctccctacaatgcctggccatgctcctgatgaggttgcggtggcctcctgagggatctcctcccagacctggactaaagcatctgccaactcctggacagtctgtggtgcaacgtgagattggtggatggagcgagacatgatgtcccagatgtgctcaattggattcaggtctggggaatgggcaggtcagtccatagcttcaatgccttcatcttgcaggaactgctgacacactccagccacatgaggtctggcattgtcctgaatTAGGAGGaaaccagggccaaccgcaccagcatatgatctcacaaggggtctgtggatctcatctcggtacctaatggcagccaggctacctctggtgagcacatgggggctgtgcggccctccaaagaaatgccaccccacaccattattgACCCACTGCctaaccggtcatgctgaaggatgttgcaggcaggagattgctctccacggcatctccagactctgtggcaaatgccaagcgtcctgcacagtgttgggctgtgagcacaacccccatctgtggacgttggGCTCTCATACCATCCACATTTTGCAGggttctggcagtgctcctcctgttcctccttgcacaaaggcggaggtagcggtcctgctgctgagttgttgccctccatgtctcctggtgtactggcctgtctcctggtagcgcctccagcctctggacactacgctgacataCACAGCATAATTCTTGCCgcagctcacattgatgtgccatcctggatgagctgcactacctgagccacttgtgtgggttgtagagtccgtctcatactaccacgagtgtgaaagcgcaaccaacattcaaaagtgaccaaaatatcagccagaaagcattggtactgagatgtggtctgtggtccccacctgcagaaccctcctttatgGTCTCGATAATTACCAATAACTTCcctctgttgtctattccatttgcacaacatgtgaaattgattgtcagtcagtgttgcttggagttatattgtgttgcttaagtgttctctTTATATTTTTGAGCAGcgtatttttgtcaatgagtgcccTAACACAGGGGATATAAGCAGGGCTATAGTACATACAGTGCATTGCCTTCACAAAAACAAATCAATAGCTTGGATTGTtattaacatatacagtatatgaatgaGCAGCACTACAAAGAAGCCTGTCATGCACGTGAATGGCAGCTAGGGGGAGCCTCACAGTCATACGTTATAGCTCCTTCAAATAAGATATTGAGGCAGATCAGAGGATTTGTCCTGTTTGTTACTATTTTTGATCCATATCCGAGGGGTTAAAAAGTTCCGTGTTCTATtacatatatatgtctataaagtTTATTTAGGGCATTTTTTTGCGGGAGAAGTCTATTAGTCTGCAGCGCTCTACAGAGATGTCAACCCTGTCCCATaaaggactcacaatctaaataccTTATCATTACATCTCTGGAGTATGCGAGGAGACCGCAGTACCGaaaagaaacccacacaaacatggggagagcctACAAACTCCTCACACATGTTGCCCTTGGCTGGATTGGTTTTTATTatggatgagcgagtagtattcgatcgagtaggtagtcaattgaatactacggtatttgagatactcatactcgatcgaacactaccagCTGTTCGAAGTGtaatgttcaatgcagaaccagcgttgattggcagaatgctatacattctgctaatcaacgctggttcttctcctacctttagaagtcttctccgcgcagcgtccccgtggcgtcttccggctggaattcactctgcctaggcagagtcgactgcgcatgcgcgggcatgccctcgcatgcgcagtcagctctgcctaggccccgatgcctaggcagagtgaattccagccggaagacgccgcagggacactgcgctgggagaagacttcatggagaatccagcccgaccgtcattcgtggacttggtaagtataattttatcgaatgttgcgtacccctgaaacgagcatttccccccatagactataatggggttcgaaatccgttcgaacagtcgaacagtgtggggctgttcgaatcggatttcgaacctcggacatttattgtttgctcatctctagtttttattaATTTGTTTGGTAAAggtaaatcagcaaaaaaaaaaacagcagtctGACCATGTTGATTTCCCCCACTATGTGGCTCTAGAGTAAGTTTTCCTTtaaaggagccttcacatggagtaaatgctcgctcattttggcaaaatacgggGCCGTTAAC
This sequence is a window from Leptodactylus fuscus isolate aLepFus1 chromosome 2, aLepFus1.hap2, whole genome shotgun sequence. Protein-coding genes within it:
- the POMP gene encoding proteasome maturation protein produces the protein MNSKALSSQLKDSIPIAELSTEYGGFGVQDTLRTGFTSVQSDLLPSHPLELSEKNFQINQDKVNFSTLRNIQGLHAPLKLQMELRAAKQVQRLPFLQSSNIALDTLRGNECIGFEDILCDPSESELIGEPHMMMEHKLGLL